In Desmonostoc muscorum LEGE 12446, the genomic window ACCATTACTTAAAGACTCTAAAACTGTATTCAATCCTGCATGGGTAATAGTAAGAGTAGCCTTTTTAAGTAGTTCTAGTTGAGGCGCGTAGTTCACAATTAATGGAGCGCCTGGCAGTTGTTGTAGTGATTCAAAACAATTGGAACCACCAAGAGAAATTACCAATTGAGCGTCTAATGCACTGCAAGCTTCTGCAATACAACGGAAAATATACTGTTGGCGATTTTGCAAAGTCCCAAGTGAAGCATAAATCAACGGTTGCCCTGTCAACTTTTCATAGGGGAAAGCTATAGGTTCTCGTCCAGTTGGATCTTGATAGGGGCCAGTGAAATGAAACCACTTAGGTAAATCCTGTCTTGGAAATTCAAACTCAGCAGGTAATTGACTTAGTTGGCCAAGTTGGGAAAAGCTATCTCTCTGAGGCGTCTGAGAGTAGAGGGGTAAATTCCATGTTTGACGATATTCGTCTAAAACTTGTGTAATCGGCTGTGTAAAACGCTTCATCAACGAGTAAGCTGCTTTGTTGCGTAAACGCGCCCACCATGCTGTGTTATAGCTCCAGGATGTGAAAAAAGGTGGAATGCCATCTTCAAGATTAAGTGGCAGAGCATTGCAAACAGTAACAAAAGGAATTTGCAGAAATTCTGCAATTGTCTCACCTTCTATTGTAGTTTGGTCTACCAACAATGCTTCTATACCGGCCGTTTTTAGAGCTTGTGGTGCTTCACTAAGCAGCAGATGCGCTTCCTCTTTCATTAGGTTTAGGATATATTTTAAAGCCGCAAACCCGCTCAATTCACCTAACTCTGACAAAGGCTGTACGTTTGTACCTTGACGAGATCTGGACTCTCCAATAGTCCAATAGTCTAATCCTGCTGCTAATATTTTGGATTTAACATCAGGAATTCCGAATAGGGTAACGCGATTTCCACGTCTTTGCAATTCACGTCCTAAAGCAGTCATTGGGTTCAAGTGACCATCTGTTGGGGGACAGAGTATACCTAAATGAGCCATACATCTAACTCCTCTGCGAAATTATAAAGTACGTTTTCTAAAAAATTACCTCAATTCTTGAATTAGGTATTTTTTTGCTACCTCTAAGTATTTCAAATTTTTTCCTAACTGGCTTTTGGTCTACCTATTGTTATCAATAGAGGCAATGATACAAAACAAACTAGAACTTTTATACTAAATAATTAGTAGTTAAAAATTTTTTCTATATGAAATAATTAATGCTTGACTATTTCAGACTACGCTGGCAAGTGAAAATCATGATTTTCATCGGGAACTTAAGCTGCTAAGTTTATCTGCTTGATATTAAATGGTTAAAATCCCAGAAAATTTTGAGATTGCGATCGCGCTCCAAGAGTTTAATAAATATTAGGGACTTCCAAAAAATAAAATCAGCCATAAATAGAATGATAATCATTTTAAAGGGGGAGCTAGATCCAAGG contains:
- a CDS encoding glycosyltransferase — its product is MAHLGILCPPTDGHLNPMTALGRELQRRGNRVTLFGIPDVKSKILAAGLDYWTIGESRSRQGTNVQPLSELGELSGFAALKYILNLMKEEAHLLLSEAPQALKTAGIEALLVDQTTIEGETIAEFLQIPFVTVCNALPLNLEDGIPPFFTSWSYNTAWWARLRNKAAYSLMKRFTQPITQVLDEYRQTWNLPLYSQTPQRDSFSQLGQLSQLPAEFEFPRQDLPKWFHFTGPYQDPTGREPIAFPYEKLTGQPLIYASLGTLQNRQQYIFRCIAEACSALDAQLVISLGGSNCFESLQQLPGAPLIVNYAPQLELLKKATLTITHAGLNTVLESLSNGVPLVAIPIASDQLGVASRLAWTGTGEVVLLSQLTVPRLQSVIQRVMTGDCYKDNASKLQAAIQQSGGVSRAADIVEQIVATRKPVLSNFQTE